CTACGTGGGGGAGGAATTCCGGCGGTTGACTCTGCTCTCGAGACCGGACGGCACGCGGGTCCTGCTGGGAGACGTCGCCCGGGTCGTGGACGGATTCGCCGAGACCGACCAGGTGGCCCGGTTCGACGGTCAGCCGGCCATCCTGGTCCAGATCTTCCGGGTCGGGAGGCAGAGCGCTCTGGAGATTGCCGCCGCCGTGCGGGAGTACGTCAAGCAGAAACAGCTCCAGTTGCCGGAAGGTCTGACGCTGACCACTTGGAAGGACGATTCCCGCGTCCTGCGGAGCCGGATCGACCTGCTGATCAGGAACGGTTTGGCGGGGTTGGCGCTGGTCGTTCTGACTCTGACGGTGTTTCTGAGGGTCGGCCTGGCATTCTGGGTCAGCCTGGGCATCCCCATTTCGTTTATTGGCTGCCTCCTGGCATTGCCCCATCTGGACGTCTCCATCAACATGATCTCCCTGTTCGCCTTCATCGTCGTGCTGGGAATTGTGGTGGACGACGCCATCGTCGTCGGCGAGAACATCTTTTCCCAATACGAACAGGGGAAGCCCAAGCTGCGGGCGGTCATCGACGGGACACAGGAGATGATGATCCCCGTGTTCTTTGCGGTGGCGACCACGGTAGCCGCCTTCTCTCCGTTGCTGATGATCGAAGGCTCCACCGGGAAGATCATGCGGGTCATTCCGCTGGTGGTCCTGCCCACACTGATCTTTTCACTGGTCGAGTCCCTGCTCATCCTGCCCCATCACCTCTCCCACCTGAGACGCTCCGAGGGGCTGCGGAAACGGGGATTGTCCGGGATGTGGAACCGCTTCCAGGACCTGATCTCGCGCCAGCTCAAACGATTCGTCAAGCGAGTCTACGAACCGTTCCTGAGCGTGGCCGTCGAGTGGCGCTATCTGACGGCGGCCCTGGGGGTTGCCACCCTGGTGCTGGTCGTCGGCCTGATTCTGGGCGGAAGAATCAAGTTCAATTTCTTCCCTCCGGTGGAGGCGGACAACGTCATGGCCTTCCTGACCATGCCTCAGGGCACTCCGGCCGAGGTCACGGGCCGCGCCTTGCGGAGAGTGGAGCGGGCCGCATCGCTGCTTCGGGAGGAGCTCGACTCTTCCAGCCAGGGAGGCGGCTCGGCCAGCGTCTTCCGCCACGTGCTGACTTCCGTGGGGGAACAACCCACCCGCGTCCTTCAAAACCGACAAAGCGGAGACGTGTCCCGGTTTTCCGGTGCCCACATAGGATCGGTGAACATCGAATTGGCGCCGTCCGAAGAACGGCCCCGGGCACAAGACGGCAGACTCATCAGCAGCAGCGAGATCGCCAACCGCTGGCGGGAACTGACGGGGACCATCCCGGACGCCGTGGAACTCACCTACTCGGCCTCGATCTTCGCCGCGGGGGCTCCCATCAACGTTCAGTTCTCCGGCCCCGATCTGGACCAACTGCAGGAGGCCGCGCGCCGGTTCAAGCTGAAATTGAACGAATTTGCCGGGGTCTACGACATCGCCGATTCCTTCCGGGCCGGAAAGCAGGAGGTCAAGCTCAAGATTCATCCAGCCGCCGAATCCCTGGGCCTGACACAGGCGGACCTGGCGAGACAGATTCGACAAGCCTTCTACGGAGAAGAGGTCCAGCGGATTCAGCGGGGCCGTGACGAGGTCAAGATCATGGTCCGGTACCCTTCCGACCGGCGCCGTTCCCTGGGGCAGATGGAAGGGATGCGGATCCGGACTCCGGAGGGCGGAGAGGTTCCTTTTTCGGTGGTGGCCGATTCGGAGCTGAGCCGCGGTTTTGCGACCATCCGCCGGGTGGACCGGAATCGCGCCGTCAGCGTGACTGCGGAAGTGGACACTCAACGGGCCAACTCCAACGAGATCCTGGCGGAACTGGAGAGCGGCTACCTTCCCTCCCTGTTGCGGCAGTTTCCAGGCCTGACCTATTCGTTGGAGGGCGAGCAGGAACAGCAAAGCGAGACGATCGACGGTCTACTCCAAGGCTTCGGCATGGCGCTGGCTGCCATATTCGCATTGTTGGCCATACCTCTCCGGTCCTATTTCCAGCCCCTGCTCATCATGAGCGCAATTCCCTTCGGCCTGGTGGGCGCCTTTTTGGGGCACAAGATCCTGGGTATGGATCTGAGCATCCTCTCGGTATTCGGCATCGTGGCCCTGGCGGGAGTGGTGGTGAACGACAGCCTGATCCTGGTCGATTACGTCAACCGGCAACGGCGTGCCGGAGTCCCGCTCCGGGAGTCGATCCTGACGGCCGGGTCGGCTCGGTTCCGACCCATATTCCTCACCTCCGTGACCACTTTCGCCGGTCTGACCCCATTGCTCATGGAAACGAGCCTCCAGGCCCAGTTCCTGATTCCCATGGCGGTCTCCCTGGCGTTCGGCGTCGTATTCTCGTCTCCGGTCATCCTGGTTCTGGTGCCGTGCACCTACATGATTCTGGAGGATCTGGGACGAGGCGCCCGGTGGCTCCTGGGGCGCCCTCCCGTGCAAGAACCGGAACCTCCGACTCTGATCGCTGCTCCGGTGAAAGGCGGGAGCCCCCGAAGCTAGTATCTGATGACCCCACGATTTCCGGTCTGGGAAGTCTTGGACTCCTATCTGGATCCCGCGCTCTCCCCCGACCCCGGACGCGCCCGGACCGGGACCCGGCGCCTGTTCCGGGATCTGATCGAACCATTGAGCGACTCCTTCCTGGTCCGCGACCGGCGGCTCCAGCAGCAACTGTTGGCTCGGATCGTCTCCCGGGTCCGCCGG
Above is a window of Acidobacteriota bacterium DNA encoding:
- a CDS encoding efflux RND transporter permease subunit produces the protein MKGLVSWFASNGVVANLLMVVILVGGALSLPEIQKEVFPEFSTDQISVSVAYPGAAPEEVEEGICIRIEESVKSLAGVKRITSTASEGNGIVNVEILEGTDARELLDDVKARVDAISTFPEEAEQPVIQQFIVRNQVINIAVSGPADERTLKRVAEQVRDEVASLPGITQAELSSARPYEVSIEISEDALLRHGLTFDQVARAVRRSSLDLPGGSVRTEAGEILLRTKSQAYVGEEFRRLTLLSRPDGTRVLLGDVARVVDGFAETDQVARFDGQPAILVQIFRVGRQSALEIAAAVREYVKQKQLQLPEGLTLTTWKDDSRVLRSRIDLLIRNGLAGLALVVLTLTVFLRVGLAFWVSLGIPISFIGCLLALPHLDVSINMISLFAFIVVLGIVVDDAIVVGENIFSQYEQGKPKLRAVIDGTQEMMIPVFFAVATTVAAFSPLLMIEGSTGKIMRVIPLVVLPTLIFSLVESLLILPHHLSHLRRSEGLRKRGLSGMWNRFQDLISRQLKRFVKRVYEPFLSVAVEWRYLTAALGVATLVLVVGLILGGRIKFNFFPPVEADNVMAFLTMPQGTPAEVTGRALRRVERAASLLREELDSSSQGGGSASVFRHVLTSVGEQPTRVLQNRQSGDVSRFSGAHIGSVNIELAPSEERPRAQDGRLISSSEIANRWRELTGTIPDAVELTYSASIFAAGAPINVQFSGPDLDQLQEAARRFKLKLNEFAGVYDIADSFRAGKQEVKLKIHPAAESLGLTQADLARQIRQAFYGEEVQRIQRGRDEVKIMVRYPSDRRRSLGQMEGMRIRTPEGGEVPFSVVADSELSRGFATIRRVDRNRAVSVTAEVDTQRANSNEILAELESGYLPSLLRQFPGLTYSLEGEQEQQSETIDGLLQGFGMALAAIFALLAIPLRSYFQPLLIMSAIPFGLVGAFLGHKILGMDLSILSVFGIVALAGVVVNDSLILVDYVNRQRRAGVPLRESILTAGSARFRPIFLTSVTTFAGLTPLLMETSLQAQFLIPMAVSLAFGVVFSSPVILVLVPCTYMILEDLGRGARWLLGRPPVQEPEPPTLIAAPVKGGSPRS